The genomic window TGATCCTGCCCCGGCAACTGACGGATATCAGCGCCGAGGTCCGCGATGTTCCGCCGCCGCCGATCCCGCAACTGCCCGAGCCGTACCATCTGCGTGTCGCCGATCCGGAGGCCGACGCGGAGTTGATCAGCGAGTGGATGAACCGACCACACCTGGCCGAATCGTGGGAGTACCCGTGGCCGCCGGAGCGCTGGCGCCGCTATCTGCGTGCACAACTCGAGAGCGGCTTTTCCCGGCCCCTCGTCGCCGGCCTGGATGGAGTGGATCGCGGTTACATCGAAATCTACCGGGCGGCAAAGGATTCCATTGCTGCACGGTATGAATACGACTCCTACGATCTGGGCTTGCACGTTGCGGTCGCCGATTTGGAATATCTGAGACAGGGACATGTCCGATTTCTGCTGCCGCACTTGGTACTGAGCATGCTGACGCTCGATCCGCAATGCCGCCGGATCATGTTCGATCCCGACCACCGCAATACCTTGGCGCGCAGGTTTTGTGAGAGCGGTGGTTGCGTATTCCTCGGTGAACACGACATGTCGAATCGGCGGATGGCGCTGTACGCGTTGTCCCGCACACCCGAAGATGTGCCCCGCCCTCGTCAAGGTTGAACGGTTCGCGGGGACAAGGGAGTAGCCATGTGGGCTCGGCTGGTGGTGGCGCCGTGGCGGGTGCGCTGGCTGTAGGAATGCGTCGGTCATCGCCCTCGTGTTGATCGCAATCTGATCGGCGTCAGTAGTCGTGATCCGCGAGCGTGATGTCGCCGAGCCGCCGGGACTCGTCGAGTGACAGCGCGGCAGGAACCATCTCGCTGGTCACCAGCCCGTGGTGGGTCGTCACCTCATCGACGATATCGAAGCTGCGCGCAATCGAGTCCGGTGTGTCGACGACGATGGTGGTCACCGGGAGCCGGCGCGCGACTTGAAAAACCCTGTCGCCGTGCGGTTTATGATCTCCGTTGAATCCCCAGATGCCGCGCAGCGCCGTTGCTCCGCGGGCCGTCCCCGACCGCAACAATCGCTGGATCAGCGCGCGATGAATCGGCAGCCCGTCATGGGTGACGCCCTCGTCGGTGTAGACCATCAGCTTTTGCCACAGGGTGCGTCCGTGGTCATCGGTCTGCGGCAGCGGCTGTGGCCGCGCGAATAGTTCACCATCGCGTTTGCACACGCGCACCCGTTCCACGGTCAGCAGCGGATTCCGCGTTAAGTCGGCCAATTCCGTTGTGGCGGAAGAAACTTGCGCCGTCGAGCCGACGGCGATGATCATCATCGGAACGTTGACGTTACGGCCGAAGAACTTGGCGCGGTAACGCGCGCCATGCGCCGTGCCGTCCACACCGAGCAGCACGATGGCGCCGGCGAATCCGAGCCGGTGCAGCAGCTGGCACACCGTGTAGTACGCGGCCTTCCCGGCGATTCTTTCCTGGCGGCCCACATAGACCGTGAGCTTGGCGGCGTCGCCGTTGTGGCCGTCGATGTTGGTCACTGCGTCGTTCCGGGTGAGCAGCCGCGCCCGCTCAATCGTCACCAGCCCCCGGCCGGTCATGGCGGCCACTTCGTCGACGAGCGAACGGATCTTCGGCTCCACGTCCACCGCCGCGATCGCCACCGCCGGGTCCTCGGACAGGCTCAGCGAGACGTCGGTGCGCAGTTCGTGGCTGGACCCGAAGCTGGCGATTCCGCGAAGCATCACGCTGGTCGCTACGCCGTTGCCACCGAACACATCGAACATCGCGTCGGCGAGAAACCGAGCGTCGTCGCCGACCACGCGTTGGCGTTCGCCGAAGTACGCGGTCAATTTCAAACACGGCTGATTCATAGCTGCTCCGCCAGCCACTGCCCCAGCAGCGCCGCGCTCATTCCCAGCACGACGGAGACGACGATATTGGCCATCTCAGCCCAGGTGCGGCGCTCCTCGCCGAGCCGCTGTGTCTCCAGCATCCAGGTGGAGAAGGTGGTGTAGGCGCCGACGAAGGCGGTGCCGGCCAGCAGCGCCGCGTCCTTGCTCAACGCCAGCCCGCCGAGGAATCCCAGCAGGGCGGCGCCGCTGACGTTCACCACCAGCGTGCCGTAGGGGAACGGTCGGCCCACGCGGCGGGTCACCGTGCGGTCCACCAGGAAACGCGTCACCGAGCCGACGCCGCCGATGAGTACGACGCCGGTCCAGACCAAAACCGTGGTCATGAGCGCACTCTCGTCCGGCGCACCAGCGTGGTCGCCACGTGCACGGCCAGCAACCCCACCACGATGCTGGTTGCCGCGTAACCCGCGGCCAAGGCCCAGTGGCTGTGCTGGATCATCTTGAGCGTCTCGACCTGCATCGTGGAGAAGGTGGTTAAGCCACCGCAGAATCCGGTGCCGAGCAGGGGGCGCCGATAGCTCGACAGCGGTAGCCGCTCCAGCAATCGTGTGGTGAAGTAGCCCACCAGAAACGCGCCCGCGATGTTGACGACGAACGTCGGCCACGGCCAGCTCGACGGGTCGGCATTGCCCAGTGTGCTCAGGGCGGCACGAGCCAGCGCGCCCAGCGCTCCGCCGGCGAAAATCGCGGCGTACTCGCGGTAGTCGTGCTGTGCCACCGGGCTGGTTCCCTTCGCCGTGCGAATGCTGCGCCTTGCAGCGTAGAGCCAAGACTTACCAGTGGGTGAACGCGGGAAGTACCCCCGAAGACCGATGCGGCGTGCCGGGGCGGACACAGGCAGAATTGACAGCCATGGCCCACCCGCGTGCCGGTCAACCGGCCCTGCCCGAAGAC from Mycobacterium shigaense includes these protein-coding regions:
- a CDS encoding GNAT family N-acetyltransferase; protein product: MSDREVILPRQLTDISAEVRDVPPPPIPQLPEPYHLRVADPEADAELISEWMNRPHLAESWEYPWPPERWRRYLRAQLESGFSRPLVAGLDGVDRGYIEIYRAAKDSIAARYEYDSYDLGLHVAVADLEYLRQGHVRFLLPHLVLSMLTLDPQCRRIMFDPDHRNTLARRFCESGGCVFLGEHDMSNRRMALYALSRTPEDVPRPRQG
- a CDS encoding DUF190 domain-containing protein → MNQPCLKLTAYFGERQRVVGDDARFLADAMFDVFGGNGVATSVMLRGIASFGSSHELRTDVSLSLSEDPAVAIAAVDVEPKIRSLVDEVAAMTGRGLVTIERARLLTRNDAVTNIDGHNGDAAKLTVYVGRQERIAGKAAYYTVCQLLHRLGFAGAIVLLGVDGTAHGARYRAKFFGRNVNVPMMIIAVGSTAQVSSATTELADLTRNPLLTVERVRVCKRDGELFARPQPLPQTDDHGRTLWQKLMVYTDEGVTHDGLPIHRALIQRLLRSGTARGATALRGIWGFNGDHKPHGDRVFQVARRLPVTTIVVDTPDSIARSFDIVDEVTTHHGLVTSEMVPAALSLDESRRLGDITLADHDY
- the crcB gene encoding fluoride efflux transporter CrcB, translated to MTTVLVWTGVVLIGGVGSVTRFLVDRTVTRRVGRPFPYGTLVVNVSGAALLGFLGGLALSKDAALLAGTAFVGAYTTFSTWMLETQRLGEERRTWAEMANIVVSVVLGMSAALLGQWLAEQL
- the crcB gene encoding fluoride efflux transporter CrcB gives rise to the protein MAQHDYREYAAIFAGGALGALARAALSTLGNADPSSWPWPTFVVNIAGAFLVGYFTTRLLERLPLSSYRRPLLGTGFCGGLTTFSTMQVETLKMIQHSHWALAAGYAATSIVVGLLAVHVATTLVRRTRVRS